One part of the Microbacterium aurugineum genome encodes these proteins:
- a CDS encoding Lrp/AsnC family transcriptional regulator, translating to MDDLDRRIVGALLANPRATNAQISDAVFTSEATASRRVSRLIAEGAVRVIGVLDGEATARSRSLFVRLRCRPGDGNRSAQRLAAWPECGSVKLVTGSVDCVAEINYTSNDHLLAITLEQLPSLDGVLAVWSNQVVRRFATPHSWLPELLSEEIAAQLRSQRFDPWRDPLPGDLVRLDALDERIADALAGDGRLGWQQLADRCDASPVTVRRRAEAMFGSGALRMRAVVDPESVGLPVNAFISLSVNPTQLGRAGEMLAEHPSTLMISATTGDRNLCGEVALSSDAALYEFISSAIGGLPGLQHADVAVALRSVKRAGLLRDLAVKKPGAAVRLRG from the coding sequence GTGGATGATCTCGACCGACGCATCGTCGGTGCGCTGCTGGCCAACCCGCGTGCCACGAATGCCCAGATCAGCGATGCCGTGTTCACCTCCGAGGCAACGGCATCGCGCCGGGTGTCGCGGCTGATCGCTGAAGGGGCCGTGCGCGTGATCGGCGTGCTCGACGGCGAGGCGACCGCACGCTCCCGATCCTTGTTCGTGCGGCTGCGATGCCGGCCGGGCGACGGCAACCGGTCGGCGCAGAGGCTCGCAGCTTGGCCTGAATGCGGCTCGGTCAAGCTCGTCACGGGAAGCGTCGACTGCGTCGCCGAGATCAACTACACCTCGAACGACCACCTGCTCGCCATCACCCTCGAGCAGCTCCCCTCGCTCGACGGCGTCCTGGCTGTCTGGAGCAACCAAGTCGTTCGCCGCTTCGCCACCCCGCACAGCTGGCTGCCGGAGCTGCTGTCCGAGGAGATCGCGGCGCAGTTGCGCTCGCAGCGGTTCGACCCCTGGCGGGATCCGCTCCCAGGAGACCTCGTGCGGTTGGACGCGTTGGACGAGCGGATCGCCGACGCGCTCGCAGGCGATGGGCGCCTCGGGTGGCAGCAGTTGGCCGACCGCTGCGACGCGAGTCCGGTCACCGTGCGCCGCCGCGCGGAGGCGATGTTCGGATCCGGTGCGCTCCGCATGCGCGCGGTGGTCGACCCGGAATCGGTCGGCCTTCCCGTGAACGCTTTCATCTCGTTGAGCGTGAATCCCACACAGTTGGGACGTGCAGGCGAGATGCTGGCGGAGCATCCGTCTACGCTGATGATCTCGGCGACCACGGGCGACCGAAACCTGTGCGGCGAGGTCGCCCTCTCGTCGGACGCCGCCCTGTACGAGTTCATCTCTTCGGCGATCGGCGGCCTTCCCGGGCTTCAGCACGCCGACGTCGCGGTGGCGCTGCGCTCCGTCAAGCGCGCCGGGCTCCTCCGCGACCTCGCGGTGAAGAAGCCCGGCGCCGCCGTCCGGCTCAGAGGGTGA
- a CDS encoding outer membrane protein assembly factor BamB family protein yields MEHTPSNRPPAETPLTRRGFLGLSAAGIAIGATAAWGPWPGAGVAAAATDDHGGRTLRFAVLTDTHANEDEATRMANLRRIFAAVEAEDPQFVLHCGDITDYGSDESFSAYRDLIPSALWERVRHVPGNHEIRWDTSARRRFQHWFGPTSYGFDAGGVHFMALDPTQLLQEPGLFADDLAALQEELRGVGDRPSLLFLHYPVGGANYYVNDTDALLRTIAPFPVRGIFAGHRHLNEVDRFNGLTQVTTNAARPGPFYLRVTERHGRQGRMLVVEHVALGATDAEVPTVEALAEIPLEKPSASAETIRIAARPGPDEVALTAVAGRSAVAVDARLHPQSVFGARDERAWMPLAARGRSWHGAVDRVGVAPGIHRVQVRAVDETGGRREEWTEVELPGSTRARLAWELDIGGQLQGALIARDSTVVACSTSGHVTAVDAAGRGKPRRIWTAEAGPVHRGAAFTPDGGAVIVPSTDGRLLALDTGTGRTVWTSHFEKPVLTTPLVATTAEHGGRILVSAEDTLRCLTVDGATLWEAPVPVRTAGRAACDGERVYVGAGDGRGYAYDLHTGTVLWSVLTTDRPDRYRQLIYGPWDDWVEVLPTGAVVFSTVADAIAVDPRDGREIWRTPGSYIFAPSLPLPDGGLLLTSEWGVVTAVDQATGATRWSTQAVPRVVNAGPVIDPRTGSAWLVSVGGLLAEVRTADGAASVDRQLFTANTFSTPVLAADRLVVAAQDGVLRAFTL; encoded by the coding sequence GTGGAGCACACACCATCGAACAGACCCCCGGCGGAGACCCCGCTGACCCGGCGAGGATTCCTCGGCCTGTCAGCGGCGGGGATCGCCATCGGAGCGACGGCGGCATGGGGGCCATGGCCCGGCGCCGGGGTGGCCGCCGCGGCGACGGACGATCACGGAGGGCGCACGCTGCGGTTCGCCGTCCTGACCGACACTCACGCCAACGAGGACGAGGCCACCCGGATGGCCAACCTCCGCCGGATCTTCGCGGCTGTCGAGGCGGAGGATCCCCAGTTCGTCCTGCACTGTGGCGACATCACCGACTACGGCAGCGACGAATCGTTCAGCGCCTATCGCGACCTGATCCCGTCCGCGCTCTGGGAGCGCGTACGGCACGTACCGGGAAACCACGAGATCCGGTGGGACACCAGCGCCCGCCGACGATTCCAGCACTGGTTCGGGCCGACGAGCTACGGCTTCGACGCCGGAGGCGTGCACTTCATGGCGCTCGACCCTACACAGTTGCTGCAGGAGCCCGGCCTCTTCGCCGACGACCTCGCGGCCCTGCAGGAGGAGCTTCGCGGGGTGGGCGACCGACCGTCGCTCCTCTTCCTGCACTATCCGGTCGGCGGAGCCAACTACTACGTCAACGACACGGATGCGCTGCTGCGCACCATTGCCCCCTTCCCTGTGCGGGGCATCTTCGCAGGACATCGCCACCTCAACGAAGTGGACCGCTTCAACGGCCTGACCCAGGTGACCACCAACGCCGCGCGCCCGGGGCCGTTCTACCTGCGGGTCACCGAGCGCCACGGTCGGCAGGGGCGGATGCTCGTCGTTGAGCACGTGGCCCTGGGCGCGACCGACGCCGAGGTGCCGACGGTGGAAGCGCTTGCCGAGATCCCGCTTGAGAAGCCCTCGGCGTCTGCTGAGACGATTCGCATCGCCGCGCGCCCGGGCCCGGACGAGGTCGCCCTCACCGCAGTCGCGGGCCGGTCCGCGGTCGCCGTCGACGCCCGGCTGCACCCGCAGTCCGTGTTCGGCGCGAGGGACGAGCGCGCGTGGATGCCCCTCGCCGCCCGGGGACGCTCCTGGCACGGTGCGGTCGACCGCGTCGGAGTCGCCCCCGGCATCCATCGCGTGCAGGTACGCGCGGTCGACGAGACCGGTGGGCGCCGCGAGGAATGGACGGAGGTCGAACTGCCTGGTTCCACACGCGCCCGCCTCGCCTGGGAGCTTGACATCGGCGGCCAGCTCCAGGGAGCCCTGATCGCGCGCGATTCGACGGTAGTCGCGTGCTCCACGTCGGGCCACGTCACCGCGGTGGACGCAGCCGGGCGGGGCAAGCCTCGTCGCATCTGGACCGCGGAGGCTGGTCCTGTGCATCGAGGCGCCGCCTTCACCCCCGACGGCGGGGCGGTCATCGTGCCCAGCACGGACGGGCGCCTGCTCGCGCTCGACACAGGCACGGGACGCACCGTCTGGACCAGTCACTTCGAGAAGCCCGTACTCACCACGCCTCTCGTGGCCACCACCGCGGAGCACGGCGGTCGCATCCTCGTGTCTGCGGAGGACACGCTACGGTGCCTCACCGTGGACGGCGCGACTCTCTGGGAGGCCCCGGTGCCGGTGCGTACTGCGGGGCGCGCCGCGTGCGACGGCGAGCGCGTCTACGTCGGCGCCGGTGATGGGCGGGGATACGCCTATGACCTGCACACCGGCACTGTGCTCTGGTCGGTTCTGACAACCGACCGTCCTGACCGGTACCGACAGCTCATCTACGGGCCTTGGGACGACTGGGTCGAGGTGCTTCCGACGGGCGCGGTGGTCTTCAGCACAGTCGCCGATGCCATCGCCGTCGATCCGCGTGATGGCAGGGAGATCTGGCGCACACCGGGGAGCTACATCTTCGCGCCGAGCCTGCCTCTTCCGGACGGCGGGTTGCTGCTGACCTCGGAGTGGGGGGTGGTCACTGCTGTAGACCAGGCGACCGGTGCGACGCGGTGGAGCACGCAGGCGGTCCCGCGCGTCGTCAACGCCGGGCCGGTCATCGACCCTCGCACCGGGTCAGCGTGGCTCGTCTCGGTCGGCGGCCTGCTCGCTGAGGTGCGCACCGCCGACGGAGCCGCGTCGGTAGATCGGCAGCTGTTCACGGCGAACACTTTCTCGACGCCTGTCCTGGCGGCGGATCGCCTCGTCGTCGCGGCTCAGGACGGTGTGCTGCGCGCCTTCACCCTCTGA